In Nocardioides palaemonis, a single genomic region encodes these proteins:
- a CDS encoding transglutaminaseTgpA domain-containing protein, whose protein sequence is MSAAGPAPRSRGRRRNVAATGTRTRVRSHALLPDAATWTDLGFALALSTVALTAFGSSFTGSAYLVVGVLGTVVAVLVTHLTRAAGWPFVSAVVISLVLFLLLGGPLCLRSLGDTSLLPGPSTLAEVVDQAVFGWKDLLTTLPPVDGDGPLLVLPWLAGMLAGLVGTGLANVRVRRPWLSALLPVLGMTLVLSGAILLGVRHPQSLLLQGTLFAGLALSWLAVRARRASAAVQGGSRSWVRGAGAVAMLALAAGLAVPASAWLTEDRDRAVARDWVEPPFDIGRYPSPLAGFRKYIDLRGRTNNSNVYDKALFDVDGVAPGTRVRIATMDRYDGMVWGPPTTRSPVRATTPSSGSPRPSTTRSTAGRSR, encoded by the coding sequence ATGAGCGCCGCCGGACCCGCGCCCCGCTCCCGCGGCCGCCGCCGCAACGTCGCCGCCACCGGGACCCGCACGCGCGTCCGGTCGCACGCGCTGCTGCCCGACGCGGCCACGTGGACCGACCTCGGCTTCGCGCTCGCGCTGAGCACCGTCGCCCTCACCGCGTTCGGCTCCTCCTTCACCGGGTCGGCCTACCTCGTCGTCGGCGTCCTCGGCACGGTCGTGGCGGTGCTGGTCACCCACCTCACCCGCGCCGCGGGCTGGCCGTTCGTGTCGGCCGTGGTGATCTCGCTCGTGCTGTTCCTGCTGCTGGGCGGCCCGCTGTGCCTGCGCTCGCTCGGCGACACCAGCCTGCTGCCCGGCCCGTCGACGCTGGCCGAGGTCGTCGACCAGGCGGTCTTCGGCTGGAAGGACCTGCTCACCACGCTGCCGCCGGTGGACGGGGACGGACCGCTGCTGGTCCTGCCGTGGCTCGCCGGCATGCTCGCCGGCCTGGTCGGCACCGGCCTGGCGAACGTACGGGTCCGCCGTCCGTGGCTGAGCGCCCTGCTGCCGGTCCTCGGCATGACGCTGGTGCTGTCCGGCGCGATCCTCCTGGGCGTGCGTCACCCGCAGTCGCTGCTGCTCCAGGGGACGCTCTTCGCCGGCCTCGCGCTGAGCTGGCTGGCCGTGCGCGCCCGCCGCGCGAGCGCGGCGGTCCAGGGCGGCAGCCGGTCGTGGGTCCGGGGCGCCGGAGCGGTCGCGATGCTCGCCCTCGCGGCCGGGCTCGCGGTCCCGGCCAGCGCCTGGCTCACCGAGGACCGGGACCGCGCGGTCGCCCGGGACTGGGTCGAGCCGCCGTTCGACATCGGCCGCTACCCCTCGCCGCTCGCGGGCTTCCGCAAGTACATCGACCTCCGAGGCCGCACCAACAACTCCAACGTCTACGACAAGGCGCTGTTCGACGTCGACGGGGTCGCGCCCGGCACCCGCGTGCGGATCGCCACCATGGACCGCTACGACGGCATGGTGTGGGGGCCACCGACGACGCGCTCGCCGGTCCGGGCGACGACTCCTTCCAGCGGGTCTCCTCGACCATCGACAACCCGGTCGACGGCAGGGAGGTCGAGGTGA
- a CDS encoding DUF58 domain-containing protein produces MRQRLNDALEVIKPIGWLVLGLGLGAGVVASLMQWRELAVLGAACVLLLVVALPFLLGSTAVSVDLRLQPERVAAGESVAAGVLVVNRASSRLVPTTLEVPVGSAIHRYGISSLAPGGVHEESFTIRTERRGVIPVGPAMTRRGDPVGLFSRDMVWTPVREVLVRPHLVPMESLGAGLLRDLEGVSTDAVSQSDLAFHALREYVPGDDLRHIHWRSSAKVMASTGESALLVRQYLDTRRSHATIVVDDRVGSWADPEDFETAMAVAASIAVRAVLDEFDVSYVCGAHASTGSDGHLALDAVCRSETGDRGIVESGRQATTMAPDTSVVFLVGGSATDFTDLLRAAAAFPPEVRRFGIVVDPSGNSRVTETGGLPVLHLAVKEDLGGLLRWSVR; encoded by the coding sequence ATGCGCCAGCGGTTGAACGACGCGCTCGAGGTCATCAAGCCGATCGGCTGGCTGGTCCTCGGGCTCGGCCTCGGAGCGGGGGTGGTGGCCAGCCTCATGCAGTGGCGTGAGCTGGCCGTCCTCGGCGCGGCGTGCGTGCTGCTGCTCGTCGTCGCGCTGCCGTTCCTGCTCGGCAGCACGGCCGTCAGCGTCGACCTCCGGCTGCAGCCCGAGCGGGTGGCCGCGGGGGAGTCCGTCGCCGCCGGCGTGCTCGTGGTCAACCGGGCGTCCTCGCGCCTGGTCCCGACGACTCTCGAGGTCCCCGTCGGCTCGGCGATCCACCGCTACGGCATCAGCTCGCTGGCGCCCGGTGGCGTCCACGAGGAGTCGTTCACGATCCGCACCGAGCGCCGCGGGGTGATCCCGGTCGGTCCGGCGATGACGCGCCGCGGCGACCCGGTGGGGCTGTTCTCCCGCGACATGGTGTGGACGCCGGTCCGCGAGGTCCTGGTGCGCCCGCACCTCGTGCCGATGGAGTCCCTCGGCGCGGGCCTGCTCCGCGACCTCGAGGGCGTGTCGACCGACGCCGTGAGCCAGAGCGACCTCGCCTTCCACGCACTGCGCGAGTACGTCCCCGGTGACGACCTGCGCCACATCCACTGGCGCTCGTCGGCGAAGGTGATGGCGTCGACCGGCGAGTCGGCGCTGCTGGTGCGCCAGTACCTCGACACCCGGCGCAGCCACGCGACGATCGTGGTGGACGACCGGGTCGGGTCCTGGGCCGACCCCGAGGATTTCGAGACCGCGATGGCGGTCGCCGCCTCGATCGCGGTCCGTGCGGTCCTCGACGAGTTCGACGTGTCGTACGTCTGCGGTGCGCACGCCTCGACCGGGTCGGACGGGCACCTCGCGCTCGACGCGGTGTGCCGCTCGGAGACGGGCGACCGGGGCATCGTCGAGTCCGGCCGGCAGGCCACCACGATGGCACCCGACACGAGCGTGGTGTTCCTCGTCGGCGGCAGCGCCACCGACTTCACCGACCTGCTGCGCGCCGCGGCCGCGTTCCCGCCGGAGGTGCGCCGCTTCGGCATCGTCGTGGACCCCAGCGGCAACAGCCGAGTCACCGAGACCGGCGGCCTGCCGGTGCTCCACCTCGCCGTCAAGGAGGACCTCGGCGGCCTCCTGCGCTGGAGCGTGCGATGA
- a CDS encoding AAA family ATPase produces the protein MTISQEQAEWFQSTFDQLTENMEKAVLGKRHVVRLALTCLLSEGHILLEDFPGTGKTMLARALANTVQGSHARIQFTPDLLPSDVTGVTVYDQHKGTFEFHPGPIFHTIVLADEINRASPKTQSALLEVMEEGRVTVDGVAHPVGKPFLVIATQNPIEQAGTYRLPEAQLDRFLMKTSVGYPDRQATVELLNNAAVRDRAALVTPVITAATIAQMSGLADDVYVDPAVIGYVAELAEESRRQPHVKLGLSARGCLAFVRVAKTWAAADGRDHVVPDDIKDLAEPVLAHRLLLDAEAQFSGVDVQTVIARLLDAVAPPTDRVGI, from the coding sequence ATGACCATCAGCCAGGAACAGGCCGAGTGGTTCCAGTCCACCTTCGACCAGCTCACCGAGAACATGGAGAAGGCCGTCCTCGGCAAGCGGCACGTCGTGCGGCTGGCGCTCACCTGCCTGCTCTCCGAGGGCCACATCCTGCTCGAGGACTTCCCCGGCACCGGCAAGACGATGCTCGCCCGCGCGCTCGCCAACACGGTGCAGGGCAGCCACGCCCGGATCCAGTTCACGCCCGACCTGCTGCCCTCGGACGTCACCGGCGTGACGGTCTACGACCAGCACAAGGGCACCTTCGAGTTCCACCCCGGGCCGATCTTCCACACCATCGTGCTCGCCGACGAGATCAACCGCGCGTCGCCGAAGACGCAGTCGGCGCTGCTCGAGGTGATGGAGGAGGGGCGCGTCACCGTCGACGGCGTCGCGCACCCCGTGGGCAAGCCGTTCCTCGTCATCGCCACCCAGAACCCGATCGAGCAGGCCGGCACCTACCGGCTGCCCGAGGCGCAGCTCGACCGCTTCCTGATGAAGACCTCCGTCGGCTACCCCGACCGCCAGGCGACCGTCGAGCTGCTCAACAACGCCGCGGTCCGCGACCGCGCCGCGCTGGTGACCCCGGTGATCACGGCGGCGACGATCGCCCAGATGAGCGGCCTGGCCGACGACGTCTACGTCGACCCGGCGGTCATCGGCTACGTCGCGGAGCTGGCCGAGGAGTCCCGCCGCCAGCCGCACGTCAAGCTCGGCCTCTCCGCCCGCGGCTGCCTGGCCTTCGTCCGCGTCGCCAAGACGTGGGCAGCTGCGGACGGCCGTGACCACGTGGTCCCCGACGACATCAAGGACCTCGCCGAGCCGGTGCTCGCGCACCGCCTGCTGCTCGACGCCGAGGCGCAGTTCAGCGGCGTCGACGTGCAGACCGTCATCGCCCGGCTGCTCGACGCCGTCGCGCCCCCGACCGACCGCGTGGGGATCTGA
- a CDS encoding Ig-like domain-containing protein — MRRHRAGIASGAALALALSGILVYVVTAEGYKSHEAELNDGGVWVVNGKKGWSGRLNKPIDQLDGVVPTQDGKTRLDVVQDGAAVVTVNLDASRGQAIETTRLEAQDGGSAAIPTGGQVAMGGGTLASADPDSGKVWAVRYDSQVGAPLMSVVDRQADALAEAGKGAVLAVSLDGTITTASAADDTLTTIEPAGAAFGKPATTDLPSEAGEVSQVTTVGERVVTLDAESGRLTVVGGASASVTAGSVLQQPGPDAGSVLVGTPEALLSVDLASGDTTTVASAGGIPVAPVRLGACVFGAWSGGVGSFARQCGSSEVRADTLGGDASSLAYRVNRGEIVLNDALTGTVWDVDREDARRIDNWEAFTSKKKNDDDEDENDNQTDADRRPPQAKPDSYGVRAGRTTVLHPLDNDSAPEGRLLSIVDVEQPSGDARVEISPDGQTLVLQMPEEGRDASFEYFIDDGRDGVSAHARVDVAVRGDGENEAPTQRAGYEKPTYKVPDGGSLAVPVLADWRDDSDGDTLLLDSAVAVGGEESGAQARTTPDGRIRFTAPISAEGGGSLVRVDYAVTDGRSAPVKKSISFQVQARDDQSSFAPKAEPDVVRGEVGKPIKIRPLLNDLPGSDPTSPDADLALAAKVPPQEGLKIVSDVDAGVVTVTGERAGTYFLSYDAGYGNADLDQGAIRVDVKPRPRRTAEPIAMPDTLTIYGQAPGIVDVLANDLDPAGGLLAVQNATADRPGQLDVAIVDGRWLRLSAVQPELLPATQTVSYTISNGADSGVRGEVVVTQRAAPADNTPVTVADKAIVRAGSSVSVPVLDNDVSPSGDRLTLLQDLATGGPSGQLDVVAPVDFTGDKGQAFTSGRLVRFVAPDTITERESFSVTYVAQNLDGKRAPGTVRVTVVPKDEGNDPPEPPTLESRVIGGDEVKIRVPGAGVDRNGDPVTVTGITSAPRLGRIVSYGGNFLQYQAYPRATGTDEFSYSVVDSRGAFATGTARVVVVDAGEPQRPLAVEDRLTVEPGRTATFDPLANDFVAAGDTPVVKLVDAPEGVQLDPRTNLVTVPAPDDLTEPPVTVVYTVGNGITESRSTMTLSTAKDFNNPPVVYDAFGSARESGSVVVDVLEGAYDPDGPVDGLEVSDVLGDQSARVVDEVQVRANRGAEPKVLPFVVRDSDGGTASASVYVPPTGNGLPFVVDGALVELDEGGDVTGSLGDYVSAPGDAEVRLASGRGSWSASPSPLSVDPQGDSGFRLSAAPGFRGPGALLVEVTSATDSSGNEDSTTTSDGATVLLSIPVQVGDDRPELTCPSSPIPISAGGQVDLDIASYCTVFTLDPRDAAGLDYSAEWDQSLDGLGLGAPDGSVVRVSADETATEGGEAVLTVRAGDSNTQQVRFQLDQAPPPRLSPIKVETMEAGTSRTIDVSTFLTSGVSDPSPTIVSVENVGNPAVRASSDGSRLTLTAAEDARGAQARFRLVVSDVDRSSPPASRRAEGLIQFQVIGTPSAPGAPLTFPLSDEAGTVKMGWRAPDDDGGAPILYYQVREDRSGDVQRCATNNQCVFRGVKIGARYSFQVRAANRVGEGEWSELSKSAKADTKPGRVRDITMVERGDGTITIGWKPPDTDTSKIEKYEITGGGGTVEVPGNVLSAPIGGLDNNKQYLFTVRAKNDVGWSDGRQSAAMQPLGTPPQPAAPAVTDLISGANQTSVRISWGEVSPEGPGPTVYTVTYSTGGAEVAVPGCQKTPNLTCTHSGLSYDGATYTYRVTAANVGNRSPASQGTSVSLVGRPAPWSDWSVVPTGTSQELRLTYTVPDARGSVSNVDVLVNGVARSFPNQTGQNTVTVSTPGNDTPSNVELRVCNEKAPAGCTLSGVKQAQSYGPLGDAISEIRPVVNGKNIYWVISGTANGAPVSVRYDLDGDGEQPITTQPGVSGRFSVQTKTYTTQNYNQDVRLSVAVFDPVRAGRGEDSGDNRTKSGLPPAPAVSIARGQLCGDGPDTTRPCKTSALSPACNLNSCSTIRLATEGFLENYDCTVSGAVLNPQSGNPGRQTSNHPGGGFETAWYAPGGTVTVTCTDTTGLQTGTSTVTWQPSEQ; from the coding sequence GTGCGTCGACACCGGGCGGGCATCGCCTCCGGTGCTGCCCTCGCGCTCGCCCTGAGCGGCATCCTGGTCTACGTCGTGACCGCCGAGGGCTACAAGTCCCACGAGGCGGAGCTCAACGACGGGGGCGTCTGGGTCGTCAACGGCAAGAAGGGCTGGTCGGGACGTCTGAACAAGCCGATCGACCAGCTCGACGGCGTGGTGCCCACCCAGGACGGCAAGACCCGGCTCGACGTGGTCCAGGACGGGGCCGCCGTGGTGACGGTCAACCTCGACGCGAGCCGCGGCCAGGCCATCGAGACGACCCGCCTCGAGGCGCAGGACGGAGGGTCCGCGGCCATCCCCACCGGCGGCCAGGTCGCCATGGGCGGCGGGACGCTGGCCAGCGCGGACCCCGACAGCGGGAAGGTCTGGGCGGTCCGCTACGACAGCCAGGTCGGCGCGCCGCTGATGAGCGTGGTCGACCGCCAGGCCGACGCGCTCGCCGAGGCCGGGAAGGGAGCGGTCCTCGCGGTCAGCCTGGACGGCACCATCACGACTGCGTCGGCGGCCGACGACACCCTCACCACGATCGAGCCTGCCGGGGCGGCGTTCGGCAAGCCCGCGACCACCGACCTGCCGTCGGAGGCGGGCGAGGTCTCGCAGGTGACGACCGTGGGCGAGCGCGTCGTCACCCTCGACGCGGAGTCCGGCCGGCTGACGGTCGTCGGCGGCGCGTCCGCGAGCGTGACCGCCGGGAGCGTGCTCCAGCAGCCCGGGCCGGACGCCGGATCGGTGCTCGTCGGCACGCCCGAGGCCCTGCTGTCGGTCGACCTCGCCAGCGGCGACACCACGACGGTCGCCTCCGCCGGCGGCATCCCGGTCGCGCCGGTCCGCCTCGGGGCCTGCGTGTTCGGCGCCTGGTCCGGCGGGGTGGGCTCGTTCGCCCGCCAGTGCGGGTCCTCGGAGGTCCGGGCCGACACGCTCGGCGGCGACGCGAGCAGCCTCGCCTACCGGGTCAACCGCGGCGAGATCGTGCTCAACGACGCCCTCACCGGCACGGTCTGGGACGTCGACCGCGAGGACGCGCGGCGCATCGACAACTGGGAGGCCTTCACCTCCAAGAAGAAGAACGACGACGACGAGGACGAGAACGACAACCAGACGGACGCCGACCGTCGCCCGCCGCAGGCGAAGCCCGACTCCTACGGTGTCCGTGCCGGACGCACGACCGTCCTGCACCCGCTGGACAACGACTCCGCGCCCGAGGGCCGCCTGCTCAGCATCGTCGACGTCGAGCAGCCCAGCGGCGACGCGCGCGTCGAGATCAGCCCGGACGGCCAGACCCTGGTGCTGCAGATGCCCGAGGAGGGCCGCGACGCCTCGTTCGAGTACTTCATCGACGACGGCCGCGACGGGGTGTCGGCCCACGCCCGGGTGGACGTGGCGGTCCGCGGGGACGGCGAGAACGAGGCGCCGACGCAGCGGGCGGGCTACGAGAAGCCCACCTACAAGGTGCCCGACGGCGGCTCCCTCGCCGTGCCCGTGCTGGCGGACTGGCGCGACGACAGCGACGGCGACACGCTGCTGCTCGACTCCGCCGTCGCCGTCGGCGGGGAGGAGTCCGGCGCGCAGGCGCGCACCACCCCGGACGGCCGGATCCGCTTCACCGCCCCGATCTCGGCCGAGGGCGGCGGCTCCCTCGTCCGCGTCGACTACGCCGTCACCGACGGACGCTCCGCCCCGGTCAAGAAGTCGATCAGCTTCCAGGTGCAGGCACGCGACGACCAGAGCTCGTTCGCCCCGAAGGCGGAGCCCGACGTGGTGCGCGGCGAGGTCGGCAAGCCGATCAAGATCCGCCCGCTGCTCAACGACCTGCCCGGCTCGGACCCCACCAGCCCGGACGCCGACCTCGCCCTCGCGGCCAAGGTGCCGCCGCAGGAGGGGCTCAAGATCGTCTCCGACGTCGACGCCGGCGTGGTCACGGTCACCGGGGAGCGGGCCGGGACCTACTTCCTGTCCTACGACGCGGGCTACGGCAACGCGGACCTCGACCAGGGCGCCATCCGGGTCGACGTGAAGCCGAGGCCGCGACGCACGGCCGAGCCGATCGCGATGCCGGACACCCTGACGATCTACGGGCAGGCACCCGGCATCGTCGACGTGCTGGCCAACGACCTCGACCCGGCCGGTGGCTTGCTGGCGGTGCAGAACGCGACGGCGGACCGTCCCGGCCAGCTCGACGTGGCGATCGTCGACGGACGCTGGCTGCGCCTGTCCGCGGTGCAGCCCGAGCTGCTGCCCGCGACGCAGACCGTGTCCTACACGATCAGCAACGGCGCCGACTCCGGCGTGCGTGGCGAGGTCGTGGTCACCCAGCGGGCCGCACCGGCGGACAACACCCCCGTGACGGTCGCCGACAAGGCGATCGTCCGCGCGGGCTCGTCGGTCTCGGTGCCGGTGCTCGACAACGACGTGTCCCCGTCCGGTGACCGGCTCACGCTGCTCCAGGACCTCGCCACCGGCGGGCCCAGCGGCCAGCTCGACGTCGTCGCACCCGTCGACTTCACCGGCGACAAGGGCCAGGCGTTCACCTCCGGCCGTCTGGTTCGCTTCGTCGCGCCCGACACGATCACCGAGCGTGAGTCGTTCAGCGTCACCTACGTCGCGCAGAACCTCGACGGCAAGCGGGCGCCGGGCACCGTGCGGGTCACCGTCGTCCCGAAGGACGAGGGCAACGACCCGCCCGAGCCCCCCACCCTGGAGTCGCGGGTGATCGGTGGCGACGAGGTCAAGATCCGCGTCCCGGGCGCCGGGGTCGACCGCAACGGCGACCCGGTCACCGTCACTGGCATCACCTCGGCCCCGCGGCTCGGCCGGATCGTGTCCTACGGCGGCAACTTCCTGCAGTACCAGGCCTACCCCCGCGCCACCGGCACCGACGAGTTCAGCTATTCCGTCGTCGACTCCCGGGGGGCGTTCGCGACCGGGACCGCGCGGGTCGTGGTGGTCGACGCCGGCGAGCCGCAGCGGCCCCTCGCGGTGGAGGACCGGCTCACCGTCGAGCCCGGGCGCACGGCGACGTTCGACCCGCTCGCCAACGACTTCGTCGCGGCCGGCGACACCCCGGTGGTCAAGCTCGTCGACGCGCCGGAGGGCGTGCAGCTCGACCCGAGGACGAACCTCGTCACGGTGCCGGCTCCCGACGACCTCACCGAGCCGCCGGTGACGGTCGTCTACACCGTCGGCAACGGGATCACCGAGTCGCGCAGCACCATGACGCTCTCGACCGCGAAGGACTTCAACAACCCGCCGGTCGTCTACGACGCGTTCGGCAGCGCGCGGGAGAGCGGCAGCGTCGTCGTCGACGTGCTCGAGGGTGCCTACGACCCCGACGGCCCGGTCGACGGGCTCGAGGTCAGCGACGTGCTGGGCGACCAGTCGGCCCGCGTCGTCGACGAAGTCCAGGTCCGGGCGAACCGGGGAGCCGAGCCCAAGGTGCTCCCGTTCGTCGTGCGCGACTCCGACGGCGGCACCGCGTCCGCCTCGGTCTACGTGCCCCCCACGGGCAACGGGCTGCCCTTCGTCGTCGACGGCGCGCTCGTCGAGCTCGACGAGGGCGGCGACGTCACGGGCTCGCTCGGCGACTACGTGTCCGCCCCGGGCGACGCCGAGGTCCGGCTCGCGTCCGGGCGCGGGTCCTGGTCGGCGTCCCCGTCGCCGCTGTCGGTCGACCCGCAGGGCGACAGCGGCTTCCGCCTGTCGGCGGCACCCGGCTTCCGCGGCCCCGGTGCCCTGCTGGTCGAGGTCACCTCGGCGACCGACAGCAGCGGCAACGAGGACTCGACCACCACCTCCGACGGCGCCACCGTCCTGCTGTCGATCCCGGTGCAGGTGGGCGACGACCGCCCCGAGCTCACCTGCCCGAGCTCCCCGATCCCGATCTCGGCCGGCGGTCAGGTCGACCTCGACATCGCGAGCTACTGCACGGTGTTCACGCTCGACCCGCGCGACGCCGCGGGACTGGACTACTCCGCGGAGTGGGACCAGTCGCTCGACGGGCTCGGCCTGGGCGCGCCCGACGGATCGGTGGTCCGGGTCAGCGCCGACGAGACCGCGACGGAGGGCGGGGAGGCCGTCCTCACCGTGCGCGCGGGCGACAGCAACACCCAGCAGGTGCGCTTCCAGCTCGACCAGGCCCCGCCACCCCGGCTCTCGCCGATCAAGGTGGAGACGATGGAGGCCGGCACCTCCCGCACCATCGACGTGTCCACCTTCCTGACCTCGGGCGTGTCCGACCCGTCGCCGACCATCGTGTCGGTGGAGAACGTCGGCAACCCGGCGGTCCGGGCCAGCAGCGACGGCAGCCGGCTCACGCTCACCGCGGCGGAGGACGCGCGGGGCGCGCAGGCACGGTTCCGGCTGGTCGTCAGCGACGTGGACCGGTCCTCGCCGCCGGCCTCGCGACGGGCCGAGGGCCTCATCCAGTTCCAGGTGATCGGCACCCCGTCGGCGCCCGGCGCACCCCTCACGTTCCCGCTGTCCGACGAGGCGGGCACGGTCAAGATGGGCTGGCGGGCGCCGGACGACGACGGAGGCGCGCCGATCCTCTACTACCAGGTGCGCGAGGACAGGTCGGGCGACGTCCAGCGGTGCGCGACCAACAACCAGTGCGTCTTCCGCGGGGTGAAGATCGGCGCCCGCTACAGCTTCCAGGTCCGTGCGGCGAACCGCGTCGGCGAGGGCGAGTGGAGCGAGCTGTCGAAGTCCGCGAAGGCCGACACCAAGCCCGGACGCGTGCGTGACATCACGATGGTCGAGCGCGGCGACGGCACCATCACGATCGGCTGGAAGCCACCGGACACCGACACCTCGAAGATCGAGAAGTACGAGATCACCGGCGGCGGCGGGACCGTCGAGGTGCCGGGCAACGTGCTGAGCGCACCGATCGGTGGCCTCGACAACAACAAGCAGTACCTGTTCACCGTCCGGGCGAAGAACGACGTCGGGTGGTCCGACGGACGACAGTCCGCTGCGATGCAGCCCCTCGGCACCCCGCCGCAGCCGGCTGCGCCGGCCGTGACCGACCTGATCAGCGGCGCCAACCAGACCTCGGTGCGGATCAGCTGGGGCGAGGTGTCGCCCGAGGGACCCGGGCCGACCGTCTACACCGTGACCTACTCCACGGGCGGCGCCGAGGTCGCGGTGCCGGGGTGCCAGAAGACGCCCAACCTGACCTGCACCCACTCGGGACTGTCCTACGACGGGGCGACCTACACCTACCGGGTCACCGCCGCCAACGTCGGCAACCGCTCGCCCGCCAGCCAGGGCACGTCGGTGTCCCTGGTCGGCCGACCGGCACCGTGGAGCGACTGGTCGGTGGTGCCGACAGGGACCAGCCAGGAGCTGCGGCTGACCTACACCGTGCCGGACGCCCGCGGCAGCGTGAGCAACGTCGACGTCCTCGTCAACGGCGTGGCCCGGTCGTTCCCCAACCAGACGGGGCAGAACACGGTGACCGTGTCCACGCCGGGCAACGACACCCCCTCCAATGTCGAGCTCCGTGTCTGCAACGAGAAGGCGCCCGCCGGCTGCACGCTGAGCGGCGTCAAGCAGGCCCAGAGCTACGGCCCGCTCGGTGACGCGATCAGCGAGATCCGGCCCGTGGTCAACGGCAAGAACATCTACTGGGTGATCTCCGGAACCGCGAACGGCGCACCGGTCTCGGTGCGCTACGACCTCGACGGCGATGGCGAGCAGCCGATCACGACCCAGCCCGGCGTCAGCGGCCGGTTCAGCGTCCAGACCAAGACGTACACCACGCAGAACTACAACCAGGACGTCCGCCTCAGCGTGGCGGTCTTCGACCCGGTGCGTGCGGGCCGGGGCGAGGACTCGGGCGACAACCGGACCAAGTCCGGCCTGCCGCCGGCCCCCGCGGTCAGCATCGCGCGCGGCCAGCTCTGCGGTGACGGGCCGGACACCACGCGCCCCTGCAAGACCTCGGCGCTGTCGCCGGCGTGCAACCTCAACAGCTGCAGCACGATCAGGCTGGCCACCGAGGGCTTCCTGGAGAACTACGACTGCACGGTGAGCGGCGCAGTGCTGAACCCTCAGAGCGGCAATCCGGGCCGGCAGACCTCCAACCACCCGGGAGGCGGCTTCGAGACCGCGTGGTATGCACCGGGCGGCACCGTGACGGTCACGTGCACCGACACGACGGGGCTGCAGACGGGCACCTCCACGGTCACGTGGCAGCCCAGCGAGCAATGA
- a CDS encoding FHA domain-containing protein, with amino-acid sequence MEARYASGGGVLVGSGAHWVLLTDPGDEQVVQELWEALSLAVPSGAGVAERVLAIVEKAFDGEPPGLALVDFTSGASTSMSRGSGHVRLAGASRVLSLDHGADPDHLAPLRRLVGGVVAASRVELEPVSTRTAPPPTPRATPAPPAAAALIDGIPAAILAARGPDGPPPRTRVRRPVEDTGSLTDTSEPDPLMVQRIEEGSHTTIRPPSAPHDVPGDASADALDDHDGSTTLRPAHLTHSTAPTVLAVSCPLGHLTPPIAPQCRVCHQRVAPQEPRRVDRPSLGGLRLPTGEVVPLDRGVVLGRKPAPTEGSTDWPHLVHLPADHSFVSRRHLSIELDGWDVVARDLDSRGGTTIAPPGREPQRMRPGDAYVLDPGTVLDMAHVYAVRFETGAAAR; translated from the coding sequence GTGGAAGCGCGGTACGCCAGCGGGGGCGGCGTGCTGGTGGGCAGCGGTGCGCACTGGGTGCTGCTCACCGACCCCGGCGACGAGCAGGTCGTCCAGGAGCTCTGGGAGGCCCTCAGCCTGGCCGTCCCGTCGGGCGCCGGAGTGGCCGAGCGCGTCCTCGCGATCGTCGAGAAGGCCTTCGACGGCGAGCCTCCCGGCCTGGCCCTGGTCGACTTCACCTCGGGCGCCTCGACCTCGATGTCGCGCGGGTCCGGCCACGTCCGGCTCGCGGGCGCCAGCCGGGTGCTCAGCCTGGACCACGGCGCGGACCCGGACCACCTCGCGCCGCTGCGTCGCCTCGTCGGCGGCGTGGTCGCGGCGTCACGGGTCGAGCTCGAGCCCGTGTCCACCCGGACCGCTCCCCCGCCGACGCCACGGGCCACCCCCGCTCCGCCCGCCGCGGCCGCGCTGATCGACGGCATCCCGGCGGCGATCCTCGCCGCACGCGGGCCGGACGGCCCGCCGCCGCGCACCCGCGTGCGCCGACCGGTCGAGGACACCGGCTCGCTGACCGACACCTCCGAGCCCGACCCGCTCATGGTGCAGCGGATCGAGGAGGGCAGCCACACCACGATCCGGCCGCCGTCGGCACCCCACGACGTCCCCGGCGACGCCTCGGCCGACGCTCTCGACGACCACGACGGCTCGACCACGCTGCGGCCCGCCCACCTCACCCACAGCACCGCGCCGACCGTGCTGGCCGTGAGCTGCCCGCTGGGCCACCTCACCCCGCCGATCGCCCCGCAGTGCCGGGTGTGCCACCAGCGCGTGGCGCCGCAGGAGCCCCGACGCGTCGACCGCCCCTCGCTCGGCGGGCTGCGTCTGCCGACCGGCGAGGTGGTCCCGCTCGACCGCGGCGTCGTGCTGGGTCGCAAGCCGGCGCCGACGGAGGGCAGCACCGACTGGCCGCACCTCGTGCACCTGCCGGCGGACCACTCGTTCGTCTCCCGGCGCCACCTGTCGATCGAGCTCGACGGGTGGGACGTGGTGGCGCGCGACCTCGACAGCCGGGGTGGCACCACCATCGCGCCGCCGGGTCGCGAGCCGCAGCGGATGCGTCCGGGCGATGCGTACGTGCTCGACCCCGGTACGGTCCTGGACATGGCCCACGTCTACGCCGTCCGGTTCGAGACGGGAGCAGCCGCCCGGTGA